The genome window GGCAGAGGATGAGCTGTTCTTGGCGTACCACCTCTACGCATGGATGTTCGCCCTCGACCTGCTGTTTCCACGGACGTTCAAGGCCGAACGCGACCTCGCGGGAGCGCGGGCCCTGGTGGACCGGCTCTCGCTGTTCATGCCGGTGGACGGAATCTCCTACGCGATACCGAAGCACCCCATTGAGCGTTCCCTCGCCGATTTATGGACACGGATGACGCCGACCCGGTCGAGGGACTGGAAACGCAATATGCGAAATGCCGTGCTGGAATATGCCGATGGACAGTGCTGGGAGCTGGAATGCATGTGCGGTGGGCGCGTTCCTGATCCGGCCGAGTATCTCGTCCGCCGCCGCGGCTCATTCGGTGGCTATGTCGGGCTCTCCCTCGCCGAGCACGTGGCCGCCGCGGAGGTGCCGGCGCGCGTGCGTCTGTCCCGTCCGTTCCGCGCGCTGATGGACGCCTGGACCGACCTGCAGACGCTCTACAACGACGTCCGCTCCTACCGCCGGGAGGTCGAGCACGAGGACGAGACGTGCAACTTCGTCCTCGTGTACGCGAGGTTCCTGGACACCTCCGTCGACGAGGCGGCGACCCTGATCACCCGGCTGCGCGCGGCCAGGCAGACGGAGTACGAAGACCTCGAGAACGTCCAGCTCCCGGCACTGTGCGAACGGTTGCAGCTCAACGGCAGCGATCGTGAGCAGCTGGCGGCGGTCCTGGACGTGATGCGTTGCCACCTCGCCGCCGTGGACGTGTGGACGACGATCGCCGAGCGGTACCGGGCGCCCGCCCCAGGAGACGTACCGACGCCCAGGCCGTGATCACCGTCCGGTCGCCACCGCCACGTACGCTTGATCGTGTGAGACGTCGCACTCCGCCCCCGCCCTCTCCGCTGCCGCAGCGCGACGGGGTGGATCCGGTGCGGGTGCGGTTGCCGGCCGGGGGCGCGTGGGCGACCGTGCGGGATCATCTCGTGGCACGGCTCTCGGCCGGGCCCGGAGTGATCGACGCCATGCTCGACGAGGGACGGATCGTGGACGGCGGCGGGCGCCCGGTGCCGCGGGACATGGAGTACGTGCCGGGGATGTTCGTGTGGTTCCACCGGGAACCGCCGGACGAGGAGCGCGTGCCCTTCGCGATCGACGTCGTGTACCGGGACGAGCACATGGTGGTGGCCGACAAGCCGCATTTCCTGGCCACCACCCCGCGCGGCAGCCATGTCGTCGAGACGGCCCTGGCGCGGCTGCGACGGCAGCTGGAGATCCCGGCACTGGGCGCGGCCCACCGGCTGGACCGGCTGACGGCGGGGCTGCTGCTGTTCATCGTGCGACCGGAGGAGCGCGGCGCCTACCAGTCGCTGTTCCGTGACAGACGGGTGGTGAAGGAGTACGAGGCGGTGGCCCCGTACGACCCGGCGCTGGACCTGCCGCGCACGGTGCGCAGCCGGATCGTCAAGGAGCGTGGGGTGCAGGCGGCCCGCGAGGTGGAGGGCGAGCCCAACGCCGTCAGCCGGGTGGAGCTGCTGGAGCACCGTGACGGGCTCGCCCGGTACCGGCTGGTGCCGAGTACCGGGCAGACGCACCAACTGCGGGTGCACATGAGCGCTCTGGGGGTGCCGATTCTCGGCGATCCCCTCTATCCGGTGGTGGCCGCGCCCGCGGCGGCCGGGGACTTCCGGCGTCCGCTCCAACTGCTGGCGCGGGCGCTGGAGTTCACCGATCCGGTCACGGGACGCGAGCACCGGTTCGTCAGCCCGCGTGTGCTGCGGGCCTGGCCGTCGTACGAGGAGTGGGCGGGATGACGACGGTGGCCGGTCGGCTCACTCGCCTCGCCACCAGCGCAGGAGGCGGCGCAACACGCCCGACGGACGGGCGGGTTCGGGCCCGGACGACGGAGTGGGCGCGGAAGCGGGCTCGTCGGCCGGCGCGGCGGGGGCCGGTACCGTGGGCCGCGCCCGCTCGGGGCTGATCTCCCAGTCGTTCGGGTGCTGTCGGCGCACCGGGTTGACGGACGGCCGTTCCATGATGTCCTGCTGGGACTTCGGTGTGAACGTCACCGGCAGTTCCACCAGGTGCCGGTTGCCGATGGACGACCGCCAGCGCAGCTCGTGCTCCGCGCAGGCGAGCCGGATGTCCGGAACGCGCATCAGCAGCGCGTCGACACCGACGTCGGCGATGGCACGGCCGATGTCCTGACCCGGGCATTCATGAGGGCCGCCGCCGAAGGCGAGGTGCGAGCGGTTGCCCTGCATGTTGGCCTTGAGGTCGGGGCGGACGCGCGGATCGACGTTGCCCGGTGCCATGCCGAGGAGGAGTCCGTCGCCCTTGCGGATGCGCTGGCCGCCCAGTTCGGTCTCCTGCTTGGCGAAGTAGGCGAACACGGTGCTGAACGGCGGCTCGTCCCACAGGGACTGCTCGACCGCCTCGGGCACGGTCATCTGGCCGCCCTTCAGCTGGGCCCGGAAGCCCGGTTCGGTGAGCACCATGCGCAGCACGTTGGCGAGGAGGTTGGCCGTGGTCTCGTAGGCGGCGAGGAGCACCACACGCAGGTGTTCCCTGACCTCGTCGTCGGTGAGCCCGGCCGGATGGGTGACGAGGTGGCTGGTGAAGTCCTCCTCGGGCCGGGCCCGGCGGCGGACGGCGAGGCGACTGAGGACCTCCATGACATAGGCGTGGCTGGCGAGCGCGGTGTCGCTGCCCTTGAGACAGTCGCGGGTGGCCTGCACGAGCCGGTCGCCGTACTCCTCGGGCATGCCGAGGATCTCGCACAGGACCGCCATGGGCAGATGCTCGGCGAACTGGCCGACCAGGTCGGCCCTGCCCTCCTCGCAGAACTGGTTGACGAGGTGCTGGGTCGCCCGGTTGATGTGACGGCGGATGCCCCGGTGGTCGATGGTCGACATGGCGCCGGTGACCGCGCCGCGCAACCGCAGGTGCTCGTCGCCCTCGGCGTGGGCGCAGATGGGCTGCCAGGCGAAGTACGGCATCAGCGGGTGATCGGGCTTGACCGCGCCGTCCAGCATGGGAGTCCACAGCCGGCTGTCCTTGCAGAACTGCGACGGCGTACTCACCATGTGCATGTTCTCCCCATGCCCGAGCACCACCCAGATCGGCACGTCGTCATGGAGGAGGGCGGGGGCCACCGGGCCGTGTTCCGCGCGGAGTTTCTCGTAGACGGCTCCCAGGTCCTCCGCCTCGGGGCCGTAGAGGCGGCGGAGGCCGCCGGGGCCCGTGCCGTGGGCGGGGCAGCCGGGGGGCGGGGCGAGGGTGGGGCCGTCCGTGCCGGTCGGGGAGTGTGATTCAGGCGTCACGGTGATCGCTCCGAAAGGAAATGAGGTGGATCCGTCGACTGAGCGGTGGATCCGTTGTCTGAAGGGATGTGAAGGGGCATCGCGGGGAGGGATCGGGGGCCGGGTCAGGCCGTCGCCGCCCCGGATGCCGCCGCGCCGGATGCCGCCGCCCCCGACATCGCCAGGGAGTGCAGGAAGGTCATGAGGGTCATCAGGACGTCCCGGCTGGACGCCCGGCGGCGTGCGTCGCAGCGGACGATCGGGATCTCCGCGGCCAGGTCGAGGGCCTGCCGCAGCTCGTCGATGGCGTAACGGGGCGCGTCCGGGAAGTCGTTGACCGCGACGACGAAGGGCACCCCGCGCTCCTCCAGGCGCCCCATGACATCGAAGCTGACCTCCAGCCGGCGCGTGTCGACGAGCACGACCGCGCCGAGGGCGCCCTCGAACAGGCCGTTCCACAGGAACCAGAAGCGCTCCTGCCCGGGGGTGCCGAAGAGGTAGAGCACCAGTTCGTCCGTGATGCTGATCCGGCCGAAGTCCATGGCCACGGTGGTGGCGGTCTTGGACTTGGAGCCGAAGTTGTCGTCGACCCCGATACCGGCCTGCGTCATCGTCTCCTCGGTCGTCAGCGGCCTGATCTCGCTGACGGACCCCACCATGGTCGTCTTGCCGACGCCGAAACCGCCCACGATCACGATCTTCGCCGCGGCCTGCGCGGTGTGCGGCAGGTGGTCCTCGGTCCGTGGACCCGTGATGGTGTCAGAGCTTTTGAAGTCCATGCATCACCGCTTCGAGGAGGGAACGGTCTGCCCGCGCCTGCCGGACGACCGGTGCGCGCGCCTGTACCAGTTCGGCCGTCAGCAGCTCGGTGAGCAGGACGGTCACCACGCTGATCGGCAGGTTGAGATAGGCCGAGATCTCGGCCACGGACAGGGGGGCCTGGCAGATCCGGAGCAGCGCCGACTGCTCCGGAGCGGCGGACGGCGGTGGTTCGGCGCGCGCCACGATTAACGTGACGAGGTCGATCGGGGCGCGCTCTCCGTCCTCACCGGTGATGATGTAGAGCCGCTCGGGGGCACGCCCGTTCGATTCGCCGGTGGGGGCGTCGTCCTCGGCCTGCGGGAGCGAGGGCGGGGTCGGCGGAGGCGGCGACGGCTCGCGCTTGGGGTGACGCCGCCGGCGTTGCGGAGGCGTCATACGGTCTGCCCGTTCCGCCGCGGCGGACTGGTGAGGTGGGAGCCGATCCGGTCGACGAGGTCGCGCATGCGGTTGCTCATCAGACCGGGTTCGGCGACCCCGTTGGCGAGCACCGCGAGATAGGCGTTCGAACCGGCGGCCATCAGATAGAAGTTGCCGCCGTTGATCTCGATGATGACCATCCGCATCCGGCCGTCGCTGTGCGGGATCTCGTCGGCCACGGCGCCCGCGAGACTCTGCAGTCCCGCGCAGGCCGCGGCGACCCGGTCGGCGGCGTCCGGGTCACCGCCGTAGCGGGCGATCCGCAGGCCGTCGGCGGAGAGCACCACGATCTGCTGGATGCCGGGTACGCCGTCGGCCAGATCCTTCAGCAGCCAGTCGAAGTTGGCTCGTGGCTGGGTCACTTGAGATCCCCCTCGTCGTCGGCCTCGGTGCGGGCCGGCTCGGTGTTCACGGTGCGTGCGGTGCGCGGCGGGTCGTCCGGGTGGTCCCGGAAGGCGTTCGGGTCGGGGTCGGCCTTGAGCCCG of Streptomyces phaeolivaceus contains these proteins:
- a CDS encoding terpene synthase family protein, whose amino-acid sequence is MGLLPVAADPDEWAAIGLADCTAWCYPGAAEDELFLAYHLYAWMFALDLLFPRTFKAERDLAGARALVDRLSLFMPVDGISYAIPKHPIERSLADLWTRMTPTRSRDWKRNMRNAVLEYADGQCWELECMCGGRVPDPAEYLVRRRGSFGGYVGLSLAEHVAAAEVPARVRLSRPFRALMDAWTDLQTLYNDVRSYRREVEHEDETCNFVLVYARFLDTSVDEAATLITRLRAARQTEYEDLENVQLPALCERLQLNGSDREQLAAVLDVMRCHLAAVDVWTTIAERYRAPAPGDVPTPRP
- a CDS encoding RluA family pseudouridine synthase, with product MRRRTPPPPSPLPQRDGVDPVRVRLPAGGAWATVRDHLVARLSAGPGVIDAMLDEGRIVDGGGRPVPRDMEYVPGMFVWFHREPPDEERVPFAIDVVYRDEHMVVADKPHFLATTPRGSHVVETALARLRRQLEIPALGAAHRLDRLTAGLLLFIVRPEERGAYQSLFRDRRVVKEYEAVAPYDPALDLPRTVRSRIVKERGVQAAREVEGEPNAVSRVELLEHRDGLARYRLVPSTGQTHQLRVHMSALGVPILGDPLYPVVAAPAAAGDFRRPLQLLARALEFTDPVTGREHRFVSPRVLRAWPSYEEWAG
- a CDS encoding cytochrome P450, with product MTPESHSPTGTDGPTLAPPPGCPAHGTGPGGLRRLYGPEAEDLGAVYEKLRAEHGPVAPALLHDDVPIWVVLGHGENMHMVSTPSQFCKDSRLWTPMLDGAVKPDHPLMPYFAWQPICAHAEGDEHLRLRGAVTGAMSTIDHRGIRRHINRATQHLVNQFCEEGRADLVGQFAEHLPMAVLCEILGMPEEYGDRLVQATRDCLKGSDTALASHAYVMEVLSRLAVRRRARPEEDFTSHLVTHPAGLTDDEVREHLRVVLLAAYETTANLLANVLRMVLTEPGFRAQLKGGQMTVPEAVEQSLWDEPPFSTVFAYFAKQETELGGQRIRKGDGLLLGMAPGNVDPRVRPDLKANMQGNRSHLAFGGGPHECPGQDIGRAIADVGVDALLMRVPDIRLACAEHELRWRSSIGNRHLVELPVTFTPKSQQDIMERPSVNPVRRQHPNDWEISPERARPTVPAPAAPADEPASAPTPSSGPEPARPSGVLRRLLRWWRGE
- a CDS encoding GTP-binding protein, producing the protein MDFKSSDTITGPRTEDHLPHTAQAAAKIVIVGGFGVGKTTMVGSVSEIRPLTTEETMTQAGIGVDDNFGSKSKTATTVAMDFGRISITDELVLYLFGTPGQERFWFLWNGLFEGALGAVVLVDTRRLEVSFDVMGRLEERGVPFVVAVNDFPDAPRYAIDELRQALDLAAEIPIVRCDARRRASSRDVLMTLMTFLHSLAMSGAAASGAAASGAATA
- a CDS encoding DUF742 domain-containing protein, with amino-acid sequence MTPPQRRRRHPKREPSPPPPTPPSLPQAEDDAPTGESNGRAPERLYIITGEDGERAPIDLVTLIVARAEPPPSAAPEQSALLRICQAPLSVAEISAYLNLPISVVTVLLTELLTAELVQARAPVVRQARADRSLLEAVMHGLQKL
- a CDS encoding roadblock/LC7 domain-containing protein produces the protein MTQPRANFDWLLKDLADGVPGIQQIVVLSADGLRIARYGGDPDAADRVAAACAGLQSLAGAVADEIPHSDGRMRMVIIEINGGNFYLMAAGSNAYLAVLANGVAEPGLMSNRMRDLVDRIGSHLTSPPRRNGQTV